One genomic segment of Procambarus clarkii isolate CNS0578487 chromosome 34, FALCON_Pclarkii_2.0, whole genome shotgun sequence includes these proteins:
- the LOC138370906 gene encoding dynein heavy chain-like encodes MLDLPHVSPSKSLLVGTETQVNTQRGPLSLIQGTIQVAIQVAIQGTIQVAIQGTIQVAIQGTIQVAIQGTIQVAIQGTIQVAIQVAIQGTIQGTIQGTIQVAIQGTIQVAIQGTIQVAIQGTIQVAIQGTIQVAIQGTIQVAIQGTIQGTIQVAIEGTIQVAIEGTIQGTIQVAIQGTIQVAIQGTIQVAIEGTIQVAIEGTIQVAIEGTIQGTIQVAILGTIQVAIQGTIQVAIQGTIQVAIQGTIQVAIQGTIQVAIQGTIQGTIQVAIQGTIQVAIQGTIQVAIQGTIQVAIQGTIQVAIQGTIQVAIQGTIQVAIEETIQVAIEGTIQVAIEGTIQVAIEGTIQVTIQGTIQETIQVAIQGTIQVTIQGTIQGSIQETIQVAIQGTIRGTIQVTIQVTIQGTIQVAIQGTIQVSIQGTIQGTIQGTIQGTIQLAIQGTIQVAIQVTIQGTIQFAIQGTIQVAIQVTIQGTIQVAIQGTIQVAIQLSI; translated from the exons atgctggatttacctcacgtTAGCCCCTCAAaatcactcttggttggtacagagacacaggttaacactcaaag AGGACCATTGTCACTCATCCAGGGAACCATCCAGGTGGCCATCCAGGTGGCCATCCAGGGAACCATCCAGGTGGCCATCCAGGGAACCATCCAGGTGGCCATCCAGGGAACCATCCAGGTGGCCATCCAGGGAACCATCCAGGTGGCCATCCAGGGAACCATCCAGGTGGCCATCCAGGTGGCCATCCAGGGAACCATCCAGGGAACCATCCAGGGAACCATCCAGGTGGCCATCCAGGGAACCATCCAGGTGGCCATCCAGGGAACCATCCAGGTGGCCATTCAGGGAACCATCCAGGTGGCCATCCAGGGAACCATCCAGGTGGCCATCCAGGGAACCATCCAGGTGGCCATCCAGGGAACCATCCAGGGAACCATCCAGGTGGCCATCGAGGGAACCATCCAGGTGGCCATCGAGGGAACCATCCAGGGAACCATCCAGGTGGCCATCCAGGGAACCATCCAGGTGGCCATCCAGGGAACCATCCAGGTGGCCATCGAGGGAACCATCCAGGTGGCCATCGAGGGAACCATCCAGGTGGCCATCGAGGGAACCATCCAGGGAACCATCCAGGTGGCCATCCTGGGAACCATCCAGGTGGCCATCCAGGGAACCATCCAGGTTGCCATCCAGGGAACTATCCAGGTGGCCATCCAGGGAACCATCCAGGTGGCCATCCAAGGAACCATCCAGGTGGCCATCCAGGGAACCATCCAGGGAACCATCCAGGTGGCCATCCAGGGAACCATCCAGGTGGCCATCCAGGGAACCATCCAGGTGGCCATCCAGGGAACCATCCAGGTGGCCATCCAGGGAACCATCCAGGTGGCCATCCAGGGAACCATCCAGGTGGCCATCCAGGGAACCATCCAGGTGGCCATCGAGGAAACCATCCAGGTGGCCATCGAGGGAACCATCCAGGTGGCCATTGAGGGAACCATCCAGGTGGCCATCGAGGGAACCATCCAGGTGACCATTCAGGGAACCATCCAGGAAACCATCCAGGTAGCCATCCAGGGAACTATCCAGGTGACCATTCAGGGAACCATTCAGGGAAGCATCCAGGAAACCATCCAGGTGGCCATCCAGGGAACCATCCGGGGAACTATCCAGGTGACCATTCAGGTAACCATCCAGGGAACAATCCAGGTGGCCATCCAGGGAACCATCCAGGTGTCCATTCAGGGAACCATCCAGGGAACAATCCAGGGAACCATCCAGGGAACAATCCAGTTGGCCATCCAGGGAACCATCCAGGTGGCCATCCAAGTAACCATCCAGGGAACAATCCAGTTTGCCATCCAGGGAACCATTCAGGTGGCCATCCAAGTAACCATCCAGGGAACCATCCAGGTGGCCATCCAGGGAACCATCCAGGTGGCCATCCAGCTATCCATCTAG
- the LOC123762179 gene encoding mucin-6-like, which translates to MAIQGTIQVAIQGTFQVAIQGFIQVVIQGTIQVAIQGTFQVAIQGTFQVAIQGTFQVAIQGSIQMAIQGTIQVAIQVAIKGTIQVAIQVTIQVANQETIQMAIQGSIQVTIQVAIQPSIQGTIQVAIQPSIQRTIQVAIQGTIQVAIQPTIQGTIQLAIQGTIHVAIQGTIQVAIQPTIQGTIQVAIQGTIQVTIQGTIQVAIQGTIQVAIQGTIQVAIQGTIQVAIQPTIQGTIQVAIQTTIHLTIQGTIQLAIQGTIQVAIQGTIQVAIQGTIQVAIQGTIQVAIQGTIQVAIQGTIQVAIQGTIQVAIQETIQVAIQGTIQVTIQGTIQVAIQETIQVAIQSSTQCLSTSHLLSVSLPVIYPVFLYQSSTRCFSTSHLPGVSTSHLPSVSLVIYPVFFYHSSTQCLSTSHPPSVSLPVIYPVFLYQSSTQCFTTSHLPSVSLPVIYPVSISHLPSVSLLVIYPVFLYQSRTLSLYQSSTWYFSTSHLPGVSLPVIYPVFLYQSSTWCLFTSHLPGVYLPFIYLVSLYQSSTQCFSTIHLPGVSLPVIYPVSLPVTYLVFLSSEVEDYDRAHHLPGGTRGVPAGQVSRVVVVLKGFGGFSRKFGVCWTRVSVRCLGINPYLNRWREQIDVIEPIPHSSHTELRRADLTRGQMGSYETISRPVNTILRIHTHSPAQPLHHDINDTPLCIDLASSSAESSGCESDTAERALPTSGSHREGRARSRAHSTPRSSPSPIPQSISDSSSDSSSSSSSSSSSSSVIYPVILYQSSTWCLSTSHLPDVFLPVIYPVSLYQSSTRCLSTSHLTDVYLPVIYPIFLYQSSTRCFSTSHLPDVSLPVINPVSLYQSSTQCFYQSSTLCLYQSSTRCLSTSHLPGVSLPFIYLVSLYQSSTRCLYQSSTRVSLPVIYPMSLPVIYPGSLYQSSTRCLYQ; encoded by the exons ATGGCCATCCAGGGAACCATCCAGGTGGCCATCCAGGGAACCTTCCAGGTGGCCATCCAGGGATTCATCCAGGTGGTCATCCAGGGAACCATTCAAGTGGCCATCCAGGGAACCTTCCAGGTGGCCATCCAGGGAACCTTCCAGGTGGCCATCCAGGGAACCTTCCAGGTGGCCATCCAGGGATCCATCCAGATGGCCATCCAGGGAACCATCCAGGTGGCCATCCAGGTGGCCATCAAAGGAACCATCCAGGTGGCCATCCAGGTAACCATCCAGGTGGCCAACCAGGAAACCATCCAGATGGCCATCCAGGGATCCATCCAGGTAACCATCCAGGTGGCCATCCAGCCATCTATCCAGGGAACCATCCAGGTGGCCATCCAGCCATCTATCCAGCGAACTATCCAGGTGGCCATCCAGGGAACCATCCAGGTGGCCATACAGCCAACTATCCAGGGAACCATCCAGTTGGCCATCCAGGGAACCATCCATGTGGCCATCCAGGGAACCATCCAGGTGGCCATACAGCCAACTATCCAGGGAACCATCCAGGTGGCCATCCAGGGAACCATCCAGGTGACTATCCAGGGAACCATCCAGGTGGCCATCCAGGGAACCATCCAGGTGGCCATCCAGGGAACCATCCAGGTGGCCATCCAGGGGACCATCCAGGTGGCCATACAGCCAACTATCCAGGGAACCATCCAGGTGGCCATCCAGACAACCATCCATTTGACTATCCAGGGAACCATCCAGCTGGCCATCCAGGGAACCATCCAGGTGGCCATCCAGGGGACCATCCAGGTGGCCATCCAGGGAACCATCCAGGTGGCCATCCAGGGAACCATCCAGGTGGCCATCCAGGGAACCATCCAGGTGGCCATCCAGGGAACCATCCAGGTGGCCATCCAGGGAACCATCCAGGTGGCCATCCAGGAAACCATCCAGGTTGCCATTCAGGGAACCATCCAGGTGACTATCCAGGGAACCATCCAGGTGGCCATCCAGGAAACCATCCAGGTGGCCATCCAG tcatctacccAGTGTTTATCTACTAGTCATCTACTCAGTGTTtctctaccagtcatctacccggtgtttctctaccagtcatctacccggtgtttctctaccagtcatctaccaggtgtctctaccagtcatctaccTAGTGTTTCTCTAGTCATCTACCCAGTGTTTTTCTACCATTCATCTACCCAGTGTTTATCTACCAGTCATCCACCCAGTGTTtctctaccagtcatctacccagtgtttctctaccagtcatctacccAGTGTTTCACTACCAGTCATCTACCCAGTGTTTCACTACCAGTCATCTACCCGGTGTCTATCAGTCATCTACCCAGTGTTTCTCTACTAGTCATCTACCCGGTGTTTCTCTACCAGTCACGTACCCTGTCTCTCTACCAGTCATCTACTTGGTATTtctctaccagtcatctacctggtgtctctctaccagtcatctacccggtatttctctaccagtcatctaccTGGTGTCTCTTTACTAGTCATCTACCTGGTGTTTATTTACCATTCATCTACCTGGTGTCtctctaccagtcatctacccAGTGTTTCTCTACCATTCATCTACCTGGTGTCtctctaccagtcatctacccTGTCTCTCTACCCGTCACCTACTTGGTGTTTctcagtagtgaagttgaggactacgacCGTGCGCACcatctgccaggtggcactcgtgGAGTGCCAGCTGGACAGGTgtcgcgcgtcgtcgtagtcctcaagggttttgggggattttcccggaagtttggcgtgtgttggacgcgtgtgagcgtccggtgtttgg GTATTAATCCCTACCTCAATCGATGGAGGGAACAGATCGACGTCATCGAGCCTATACCACATTCCTCCCACACGGAGCTAAGGAGAGCAGATCTCACTCGCGGGCAGATGGGGAGTTACGAGACCATATCGCGCCCAGTTAACACAATATTACGGATTCATACCCACTCACCTGCTCAGCCCCTTCACCATGACATAA acgacacaccgctgtgcatagatttggcatccagcagCGCTGAGAGCAGCGGCtgtgagagtgacacagcagaGCGGGCATTACCCACAtccggctctcacagggaggggagggctcGTTCACGTGCTCACtcaaccccccgttcctcccccagccccataccccaatcaatcagcgacagcagcagcgacagtagcagcagcagcagcagcagcagcagcagcagcagtg tcatctacccggtgattctctaccagtcatctacctggtgtctctctaccagtcatctaccTGATGTCTTTCTACCAGTCATCTACCCAGTGTCtctctaccagtcatctacccgGTGTCTCTCTACCAGTCATCTAACCGATGTTTAtctaccagtcatctacccgatatttctctaccagtcatctacccgatgtttctctaccagtcatctacccgATGTTTCTCTACCAGTCATCAACCCGGTGTCtctctaccagtcatctacccagtgtttctaccagtcatctaccctgtgtctctaccagtcatctacccggtgtctctctaccagtcatctacccgGTGTTTCTCTACCATTCATCTACCTGGTGTCtctctaccagtcatctacccggtgtctctaccagtcatctacccgAGTCTCTCTGCCAGTCATCTACCCGATGtctctaccagtcatctacccgggatctctctaccagtcatctacccgGTGTCTCTACCAGTAA